AGTTTGAGCGAAATCTGAACGAGGCAGGATTGTGGCGAGCAGAGAAGCCGCTGTCAATCCGAGCGCCAACATCTCAACCGCTGCTAGGGGAAGAGAAGAGCCGAGAACTGAGTCAGTTCGGCTGTCCTTAACCAAGCAGGCCTTACAATTTGATGAGGCCGTTCCCTATTTCTGCCTCGTGTCCTCTTCCTGCCGAATGAATCTTGAACGAGAACCGCAGACAAGTTACTATCAACCGCCCCTTATCCCCTAGCCCGCTCCGGAGAATTCGAGGCCCTCGTGGCAGACAACCAATTCAGTCCATCAGTCGCAACTCGAGGCATACAGCTTCCGCTGATTGCGCCCCTCCGACACCCACTTCCTATTACAGCAGTTGAGCCGAAAGGCGTCGTATACACAAAGCGATGGGTCGTTGAACTACTCCTCGATCTGAGCGGCTACAGCCCGGATAAGAATCTGGTGGACAGCCTGGCAATCGAACCAGCGGCCGGGGATGGCGCGTTTCTCGCCCCCATGATTGAGCGCCTAGTGGAATCGTGCCGAAAACTGGGGCGACCGTTATCGGAATGCCAAAACTCCCTCATCGCATATGAGCTGGATGAGAAAAGTGCGGCTCGTGCGCGCACTGTCGTCCAAGATCTTCTAGTGGATCACGGAGCGAAGAGCCCACTCACAAAACAACTGGCTGAAGCGTGGATAGTAAACGGGGATTACCTCCTCGATGCCGACACAAGACAAGCCGATTTCATTATCGGCAATCCTCCGTACGTACGCCTTGAGGATATTCCAGAAGAGACAGCCTCAGTCTACCGAAGTGCGTATCCCACGATGCGCGGACGAGCAGACCTTTACGTGGCGTTCTTTGAAGCCGCCCTTCGACAGTTGAAAACTGGTGGGGTATGCGGCTTCATCTGCGCAGATCGATGGATGCGTAACCAATATGGGGCTGAACTGCGCCAACTTATTAGTACGGTGTACAGCGTCGAAATGCTCCTCAGTATGCACCATGCCAATGCCTTCGATGATGACGTGGACGCCTATCCTGCTATCACGGTGATTCGGCACGCAAAACAGCGATCAACGATTGTGGCAAGCGCCGATCAGGATGCTGAACACGTTCAGCCTGGACGATTGGCAACAACGCTCCAGACAACCAGCCAAACCATCCTGCCCCAGGGCATCCATCGAGCCGTCGTACATACATGGTTCAAAGGATCAGACCCCTGGCCCTGCCATTCGCCAGAACAGTTGGCGCTCCTCCGGCGACTGGAAGATCAATTTCCTCCTCTCGAAATGAACGCCAAAGTGGGAATCGGCGTGGCCACTGGAAACGATCGCGTTTACATTACGACAGATGCAGAGCTTGTAGAGCCGTCCCGCCTCTTGAAGCTTGCACTTGCGAAAGACCTAGCGGACGGAACGGTGCGATGGTCCGGGCACTATCTGGTAAATCCATGGAATGATGATGGACTAGTGAATCTAAAAGCCTATCCGAAGTTGCAGGCCTACTACGAGCGGCATGCCGAAGCCCTGAAGAAGCGCCACACCGCGGAAAAGAGCATCGACAAATGGTACAAGACGATTGACCGCGTCACCCACACGCTCACCCATACACACAAATTGTATATTCCAGATATCAAGAACGTCCTCGAGCCGGTCTTAGATCGTGGCGAAACATATCCTCACCACAATCTGTATTTCATTCAGTCGGATGAATGGGATCTGGAGGTACTCGGTGGCATCCTGCTGTCGAAGGTAGGGCAGTTTTTTGTCGAATCCTATGGAGTCCGCATGCGAGGCGGCTACCTACGCTTCCAAGCACAGTACCTACGCCGTATTCGCGTCCCTGCGCCCAAGTCCTTGTCCAAGATCCAGTCACATGAATTGAGAGACGCCTTCCGTCTTCGTGATAGGACTCGCGCAACCCAAGCGGCGTTGGATCTGTATGGAATCAACGCTCGCACGCTGGAGGCCGCGCTTGAACATTGACAAGAGATTGCAAGCCGCCGTCCAAAGCTACTGGAACGCTCGCAGGAAAAATAAAGAGAAACAGGTTAAGTCAGGGAAAATCGATGCCGGAACCAGAGGCGAGGTCACAGGAGGCACTCAGATGGGTGCCCTAGAGGTCTTGGTTTCTGACATTCTCTGCGAAGCCGGATTGAAGAAGGTCGATATTCGCACAAGGACCGCGCTTGAGTTACCAGGCTACTTCAGAGCCACGAAAAAGTGGGATCTCATCGTCGTCTCTGACAACGCGTTGGTCTTGGCCATGGAGTTTAAGTCTCAAGCCGGGAAATCGATCGGCAACAATGTGAACAATCGTTCTGAAGAAGCGGTGGGCAGCGCCAAAGATATTTGGACAGCCTTCCGAGAAGGCCGCTTTGGTCAAGCGCCTCCTCCATTTCTTGGCTATCTGTTCCTCTTGGAAGATCGCGACAATGTCAAAATCCCCGTTGCCAACAAGGAACCATACTTCCAGGTAGACCCTGAGTTCCGTGGCGAAGCACATTTCAAAGATACAACAGCCCTCCGACGGTATAAGGGCGTCTCCTACAGCAAGCGCTACGAACTATTGTGTCGTCGCCTGGTGCTAGAGCGGCTGTATAGTTCAGCCTGTTTCATGATGGCCACCAACTCACCAAAGACAAAGATCACACAGCCGGCTCAAGACCTCAACTTTCAGCGATTCGTGGCCGCACTACGAGGCCACGTCGTCACATTCTTGGGCAGCCGTAGTAAGTAGCTAGACCGCACGCGCTGACAAGGCAATCAGGAATGTAGAATGTCCCTGTTTTCAGCCCTTCACCGTCATCTTCGTCCCGCGAAAGTCGATGGACCATCCTTCGCCGCGCTTGTGCAAGTTGAAATGGAGTCCGGAGTCTTTTCTCGGCCAGCACAGGTCAAGCGACTCTCTAACAGCCCTTCCAAGCTCGCTCATTCTCTCTACACATGCGATCTGCTCGATCGTCGAATACGCGCGTTGAACACACATTCCAATGCTCTTTCCGAGATCGCTCGTTTATCCCCCTTGGGGATGGGATTAGTCCTCACTGTGCACGTGGCACAATCCTCTTTCACTTTTCCCCACCTTTCCCCACTTTTCCCAAAGGGAGCGGCCAAACGGTCCTTCACTGCGCGCATTGAGGGAGCACATTCTGATCGTGCGGCCTCAGCGAGCAAAAAGGACCGTTTGGCTGCTCCCTGCCCTCCGCTGACATCCCCTCCCAGGTGTGCTACAAACCCGCTATATAATGGTTGGGCTCTTCGGTGGGTACTTCCATGACAACACCTCTCCGCTTCACATCCTTTGCACGGCTCACGTTAGCCGGGGTTATCTCTAGCCTCACGCTGTCGGGCTGTCTGTCGCCGATCACGCTGAATCGCGCCGTCACTTCGTACGATGAGGCGGTGACGGATGCGGTCTCCAAGCAACTGCTCATCAACATTGCCCGCGCCCATCGCCATCAACCCATCCACTTCACCGGCGTCTCGAACATCGCCGCGACGTTCGATTTTCGCGTGAATGCCGGAGCGACCCCGGCGCTGACGGGCGATGCCAGCAAAACTCTCATGCCGGTCTTCGGCGGCAGCGTCGCGGAGAATCCGACGATCAGCATCGTGCCGATCGAAGGGGAAGAGTTCACCAAGCGGCTGCTGACGCCGTTTCAAGAAACCAAATTCACGCTTCTGCTTCGCCAGCGGTTCGACATTGATCTGTTGCTCCGGCTGATGGCGCAGGAGCTGCGCATCAAGCAGGACGGCCAGGAGGTCTCCTACCGCAATAGCCCGGCCGATAAGCCAGGCTATGAGATGTTCCGCCGCGTGGTGACGCACCTCTCGTCCATTCAGGACCATAGCCAGCTCTACGCCGAACCGCTCGTCTCCCTGCGCACCTGGACGATTCCCGCCAACGCGGTCACCGCTGAAGGCTTTCAGTCGCTGCAGAAGGACTATCTCGTCGCCTACAATCAGAAGGACAATACCTATACGCTCAAGAAACAGATCACGGGCCGCATTTTGATCACGAACTATGACCCCGCCACGCTCTCCTCCGAGGAACGGGCGCGGTTGATCGATGAGACGGATGACGGGCACCAGAACGACGTGTCGTTCGACATCCGTTCAGGACACATCGGCGGGGACTATCCGCTCAAGGGCGATTTCCGCCTGCGGAGCTTCAATACGATTCTCAACTTCCTCGGGCGCGGGCTTGAGGAAGACCCCGAATATAATGTGGAGATGGATCCCCGGACGCCGCCCGTGCATGAAAATCCCGTTCACACCATGGAACTCGTCCTATCGGACAGTGCGCCATCGGACGCCGACCTGTCGATCAAGTTCCACGGCAAGCATTACGCCGTGAGCACGACCGGGCCGCTGGCCCGCTGGAACCGCGAAGGGTTCCAACTCCTCTACCTCCTCTTTCAAATGACGGTGAGCGAAGTCCCGCGCGTGGGCGTCCCCAGCATCACGATTGCGAAGTGACGTACTGGGTGAAGGGCATGTCAACAGAAACTGAGCAATGAGTGGTGGGCCTGACGTGA
This genomic stretch from Nitrospira sp. harbors:
- a CDS encoding Eco57I restriction-modification methylase domain-containing protein gives rise to the protein MADNQFSPSVATRGIQLPLIAPLRHPLPITAVEPKGVVYTKRWVVELLLDLSGYSPDKNLVDSLAIEPAAGDGAFLAPMIERLVESCRKLGRPLSECQNSLIAYELDEKSAARARTVVQDLLVDHGAKSPLTKQLAEAWIVNGDYLLDADTRQADFIIGNPPYVRLEDIPEETASVYRSAYPTMRGRADLYVAFFEAALRQLKTGGVCGFICADRWMRNQYGAELRQLISTVYSVEMLLSMHHANAFDDDVDAYPAITVIRHAKQRSTIVASADQDAEHVQPGRLATTLQTTSQTILPQGIHRAVVHTWFKGSDPWPCHSPEQLALLRRLEDQFPPLEMNAKVGIGVATGNDRVYITTDAELVEPSRLLKLALAKDLADGTVRWSGHYLVNPWNDDGLVNLKAYPKLQAYYERHAEALKKRHTAEKSIDKWYKTIDRVTHTLTHTHKLYIPDIKNVLEPVLDRGETYPHHNLYFIQSDEWDLEVLGGILLSKVGQFFVESYGVRMRGGYLRFQAQYLRRIRVPAPKSLSKIQSHELRDAFRLRDRTRATQAALDLYGINARTLEAALEH
- a CDS encoding PaeR7I family type II restriction endonuclease yields the protein MESTLARWRPRLNIDKRLQAAVQSYWNARRKNKEKQVKSGKIDAGTRGEVTGGTQMGALEVLVSDILCEAGLKKVDIRTRTALELPGYFRATKKWDLIVVSDNALVLAMEFKSQAGKSIGNNVNNRSEEAVGSAKDIWTAFREGRFGQAPPPFLGYLFLLEDRDNVKIPVANKEPYFQVDPEFRGEAHFKDTTALRRYKGVSYSKRYELLCRRLVLERLYSSACFMMATNSPKTKITQPAQDLNFQRFVAALRGHVVTFLGSRSK